One window from the genome of Pseudomonadota bacterium encodes:
- the rpsU gene encoding 30S ribosomal protein S21: protein MEVVVSHNIEKAMKILKRKLIKEGLFKELKARRFFEKPSIRRKRKEKEARKKQRKDEARLNSGPGLL from the coding sequence ATGGAGGTTGTAGTTTCTCACAACATCGAAAAAGCGATGAAGATTCTCAAGCGTAAGTTGATTAAAGAGGGGCTCTTTAAGGAGCTCAAGGCTCGTCGGTTCTTCGAGAAGCCATCCATACGACGCAAGCGCAAAGAGAAGGAAGCTCGTAAGAAGCAACGTAAAGATGAGGCTCGTCTTAATAGTGGTCCAGGACTACTCTAA
- a CDS encoding metallophosphoesterase gives MANPVLSRRTLLQAGLLATSGLTIAAACSKIGAESGYQQLTLERVTVRIPKLPRAFEGYRIGFLTDMHLGIWMPQERILSALDQLASEQLDLLVLGGDYILTNENPLWPLLGYVRNERYAKLSARASIPLLFNDAAQILSHFSPPDGVIGVLGNHERWNSTQLCFDAFRPFPQIRLLVNEEFNVVRGEQSLSFFGVDDYLTGLPTLPPARPLQNGVSSRILISHNPDYLTALLERGDSYFSLALCGHTHGGQICLPGLGPFAVPVTDKRFVAGLVKVNNDVQVYTSRGLGMVGLPFRLNCPPEVTVFQIVAA, from the coding sequence ATGGCTAATCCGGTCCTATCACGTAGAACATTGCTGCAAGCAGGCCTTCTGGCCACCTCTGGGCTCACAATAGCCGCTGCTTGCAGCAAGATTGGAGCTGAGAGCGGCTATCAACAGCTAACCCTTGAGCGGGTAACGGTACGAATTCCTAAACTACCGCGAGCTTTCGAAGGCTACCGCATCGGATTCCTAACTGACATGCATCTCGGCATCTGGATGCCACAGGAACGGATCTTGTCTGCGCTGGATCAGCTCGCCTCTGAGCAGCTAGACCTGCTCGTCCTGGGGGGAGACTATATCCTTACAAATGAGAACCCATTATGGCCCTTACTCGGATATGTTAGAAATGAGCGCTACGCAAAGTTGAGCGCGCGTGCCTCTATACCGCTGCTCTTTAACGATGCCGCACAGATCCTCTCACATTTTTCTCCACCAGATGGTGTAATCGGAGTGCTCGGAAACCATGAGCGCTGGAACTCCACACAGCTCTGCTTCGATGCCTTTCGACCCTTTCCACAGATCCGCCTACTAGTTAACGAAGAGTTTAATGTCGTACGGGGCGAGCAGTCGCTCTCGTTCTTCGGTGTAGACGACTATTTAACCGGACTACCAACCCTCCCCCCAGCTCGCCCCCTGCAAAACGGAGTATCATCTCGCATCCTTATAAGTCACAACCCGGATTACCTTACGGCCCTACTTGAACGAGGGGATAGCTACTTTAGCCTAGCCCTGTGCGGACACACACACGGGGGTCAGATCTGTCTGCCGGGGTTAGGGCCGTTCGCCGTACCTGTAACCGACAAGCGCTTTGTGGCCGGTTTGGTCAAAGTTAATAACGACGTGCAGGTCTATACCTCGCGTGGTCTTGGGATGGTTGGGCTCCCATTTCGGCTAAATTGCCCCCCTGAGGTGACCGTATTTCAAATAGTAGCGGCATAA
- a CDS encoding SprT-like domain-containing protein, translating into MGILRQLQLLLAPRRIQPKRAVISDQFLYQIWCELRREFFPLRSELDSYRIVWSSRAQKRVLASCNIRRRKVVVARELLEPTALRWIAPVLYHELCHAVIGEQVDRSRSNKRLWHGAQFRELENRHPDIKALHAWISSGGWALAVRSERTRSFWQRKRSAVGGAVLAVPLRER; encoded by the coding sequence ATGGGAATACTGCGCCAACTACAACTACTACTCGCACCTCGCCGGATACAACCGAAGCGTGCTGTAATAAGCGATCAATTTCTCTATCAGATCTGGTGCGAATTGCGGCGAGAGTTCTTTCCATTGCGCTCAGAGCTTGATTCATATCGCATCGTATGGAGCTCTCGTGCTCAAAAACGGGTGCTGGCATCGTGCAATATCCGTCGCAGAAAAGTAGTCGTTGCTCGTGAGCTACTTGAGCCAACCGCGCTTCGCTGGATCGCGCCGGTCCTCTACCATGAGCTCTGTCATGCCGTAATCGGAGAGCAGGTAGATCGCTCACGCAGCAATAAAAGATTGTGGCACGGCGCGCAATTTCGCGAGCTTGAAAACAGACACCCAGATATTAAGGCGCTGCACGCCTGGATCTCATCTGGTGGCTGGGCGCTGGCGGTCAGAAGCGAGAGAACTAGAAGCTTCTGGCAACGGAAACGATCGGCTGTGGGCGGCGCTGTGCTGGCTGTGCCGCTCCGTGAGCGATAG